Sequence from the Undibacterium piscinae genome:
CTTACTGAGTATGGCCAAGTTGCTGGGTATCACCAGAGTGTGTGGGTTTGGCAATATGGTACTAAGTTCGCCAACGCAAGCGCATGACGGCGGCTATGATTTGACCCAATTGGTCAACATCATGGCTGAGTAAGATTAAATAGACTGCCTTGTGAGCCTGGCTTAACTGCATCTGTAGCTGATGTCGGTAAGGGAGCAAGAGGCGCCGGCTTAGGAGCAATCGCAGGTTGGTTTAATAGTCGCGCTTCACGTCCCACAAATTTCCATTCACTAAGATGCGTCTTGTTTTCAAACTGCTCAAAGCCAGGCGCAAAGTTTCCCTGTTTGATAGGTTTTGCATTCGATAAGCTATACACGCCTACGATACTCAGCTTATCTAAACCCATTACAAAGCCCCACTTAGTCTCACCGCTAATTGGGTCTGCATATAAAGTACGTAAGTGCCGCTTGGTGCTGGGGAAGCGCGGATCGCGCAATAACTGATCGAGTGTAGTGGGGCTTCGACGTTGTTCTGGCCCTGAAGCTTCCGCGTAACTGTTAAAGGCTGAGGTGAAGGCCGCACCGATTTCCAGCAAGTCTTGCTCCGCCGCACGGCGTTGTAACAAGGCTCCCATTTTCAAGGTACTGGCCGCGACTAATCCTATGATCGCTACTAAGACGATCAAACCCACATAGGTGAAGCCAGATTGAATTTGTCGAGCGCTAGTTTTCACCCTCATGCCATCACCAGTCTAGATAGGGTTTACCATTACGATCATTGCCGCTGGCACCACTTTTGATGTTGTAGACATTACCTTTAGTGTCATCTTCTGGTGCCAAGATAATCCAGGTTTCCGTGCTTTCTGTAATCGGATCGATAGGTAGGGCTTTGAGATATTTTTTCTCGACCAGTTGCACTAGGGTTTCTGGATAGCGCCCAGTGTCGGCATAATATTGATCTATCGTGCTGCGCATATTCCGTAAATTATCGGCCAGCATGGCCTCCTTCGCCGCATCTATGGTGGGGAAATAGCGCGGTACCGCCAGTGTCAACATCAGGGCGATAATGCCCAAGACCACCAATAATTCTATCAGCGTAAATCCCATACCTCGTCGCGTTAGACTTTTCATGTTTACCATTTTCTATACGGAATGCCGTTCAGGCCCAGTTTTTCCGAGGTCGAGTAAATGTCATAAACATCGGCGCCTTCACGCGGATCACTGGCCTCGCTGGCATAGCTGCGCTTGCCCCAAGTTTGAGACTCACTCAGCTCGGTATTGGGGTTGAATGGGTCGCGTGGTAAACGCCGCAAAAAAAACAGCTTCGCATGTTTGGGGCTGCTCAGATCCGTGACGCCTTCCACGAGTAATTCCAAACTCTCCGGATAAGAATTTCCAGCGCCCGATCTGACGATACGACCTTCATCCGCCGCTGCTTTATAGGCATCAATGGCATGTCGTATCTCGTTCAATGCGGTACGCAATTGCCGTTCTTGCTGACGTTGTTGCGCCACCTGTTTCACTGGAATAGCC
This genomic interval carries:
- a CDS encoding type II secretion system protein encodes the protein MRVKTSARQIQSGFTYVGLIVLVAIIGLVAASTLKMGALLQRRAAEQDLLEIGAAFTSAFNSYAEASGPEQRRSPTTLDQLLRDPRFPSTKRHLRTLYADPISGETKWGFVMGLDKLSIVGVYSLSNAKPIKQGNFAPGFEQFENKTHLSEWKFVGREARLLNQPAIAPKPAPLAPLPTSATDAVKPGSQGSLFNLTQP
- a CDS encoding type II secretion system protein yields the protein MVNMKSLTRRGMGFTLIELLVVLGIIALMLTLAVPRYFPTIDAAKEAMLADNLRNMRSTIDQYYADTGRYPETLVQLVEKKYLKALPIDPITESTETWIILAPEDDTKGNVYNIKSGASGNDRNGKPYLDW
- a CDS encoding prepilin-type N-terminal cleavage/methylation domain-containing protein — encoded protein: MSTQCYKLRGFTLIELLVTLAILGLLASLAIPVKQVAQQRQQERQLRTALNEIRHAIDAYKAAADEGRIVRSGAGNSYPESLELLVEGVTDLSSPKHAKLFFLRRLPRDPFNPNTELSESQTWGKRSYASEASDPREGADVYDIYSTSEKLGLNGIPYRKW